The following are encoded together in the Brassica napus cultivar Da-Ae chromosome A9, Da-Ae, whole genome shotgun sequence genome:
- the LOC106441926 gene encoding protein RGF1 INDUCIBLE TRANSCRIPTION FACTOR 1, translating into MAIEDHENPNREINPKNRTVMGGGGGEEEEGKWWPSWLKPLLKEPFFVQCNFHGHSPKSECNMYCLDCTNGSLCSLCLAHHKDHRTIQIRRSSYHDVIRVSEIQKHLDIFSIQTYVINSAKVVFLNERPQPQPRPAKGVTNACNVCYRGLVDDCFRFCSLGCKVAGTSRSFRKRVKNAEMESENSSNSSGVEDNIPNPQSLTPSTPQLPSSTSLRKRPRKGIPYQSPLQ; encoded by the exons ATGGCCATTGAAGACCACGAGAACCCAAATCGAGAAATCAATCCTAAGAACAGAACAGTCATG ggaggtggtggtggagaggaggaagaagggaAGTGGTGGCCTTCATGGCTGAAACCTTTACTTAAAGAACCCTTTTTTGTTCAATGCAACTTCCATGGACACTCACCTAAGAGCGAATGCAACATGTATTGTTTGGACTGCACTAACGGCTCCCTCTGCTCTCTCTGTCTTGCCCATCACAAGGATCATCGTACCATTCAG ATAAGGAGATCATCTTATCATGATGTGATAAGGGTAAGTGAGATTCAGAAGCATTTAGATATCTTCAGCATTCAGACGTATGTGATCAACAGCGCAAAGGTTGTGTTTTTGAATGAGAGGCCTCAGCCTCAGCCTAGACCTGCTAAAGGAGTTACTAACGCCTGCAACGTCTGTTATCGTGGCCTTGTCGATGATTGCTTCCGCTTCTGCTCTCTTGGCTGCAAG GTAGCAGGAACTTCTAGAAGCTTTAGGAAGAGAGTGAAGAATGCAGAAATGGAATCAGAAAATTCAAGCAACAGCTCAGGAGTAGAGGATAACATTCCAAATCCACAGAGTTTGACCCCATCAACACCTCAACTTCCTAGTTCTACTTCTTTGAGAAAAAGACCAAGGAAGGGAATCCCTTACCAATCGCCACTGCAATGA
- the LOC125578284 gene encoding classical arabinogalactan protein 9-like — MAPRRKSRAPSYRDLFGDDGSGTSSSGPSSSGPSSSTAVPDSQPSQRVAWSPPPPQMPPPQMPPPHMPPPPPPAAAPEPVPEGAVHPDLRVPSYAPFARYTVEDLLAQPGREGLDVLDPDRPRGTYW; from the coding sequence atggctcctagaagaaAATCCAGAGCACCTAGTTATAGAGATTTGTTTGGCgacgatggttccggtacatcttcttccggtccatcgtcttctggTCCATCATCCTCCAccgcagttccagactctcagccttctcagagagttgcttggagtcctcctccaccgcagatgcctccaccgcaAATGCCTCCACCGcatatgcctccacctcctcctccagcggctgcacctgagcctgtcccagaaggtgcagttcatccggatttgcgtgtgccttcatatgccccattcgcgagatatacggtagaggatttgcttgcccagcccggacgagagggtttggatgttctagaccccgatagaccccgaggaacttattggtaa
- the LOC106366825 gene encoding transcription factor bHLH71, whose translation MTLEALSSNGLLNFVLSETLSPTSENDIIDLEPPLENDIIVSKNTVPVISHQEPSSRQLPPARSGKKRKWRKPRVCKNEEEAENQRITHIAVERNRRRQMNQHLSALRSLMPQPFAQKGDQASIVGGAIDFIKELEQQLLSLEAQKLQKAQTNQTVSSSTSQESYGEQENGHKPCSLSLSHFFLHSYDPSQENKVGTTSSVRTAMEDLEVTLIETHANIKILSRRRGFRWITVATTGPPQLSKLMAALESLSLSVLHLSVTTLDTFAIYSISTKVEDSCPLSSVDDIAGAVHQMLSIIEEEPFCCSLVPELPFGFPFNHSN comes from the exons ATGACACTGGAAGCTTTATCATCAAACGGTCTCTTAAACTTTGTTCTATCCGAGACTCTTTCACCAACCTCAGAAAATGACATCATCGATCTCGAGCCACCGCTAGAAAATGACATCATCGTCTCCAAGAACACAGTTCCAGTGATATCTCATCAAGAACCATCGTCACGGCAACTACCACCGGCAAGAAGTGGGAAGAAGCGGAAGTGGAGGAAGCCTAGGGTGtgcaaaaacgaagaagaagctgagaaTCAACGAATCACTCACATCGCCGTAGAAAGAAATCGAAGAAGACAGATGAATCAACATCTCTCTGCCTTAAGATCTCTCATGCCTCAGCCTTTTGCTCAGAAG gGCGATCAAGCTTCAATAGTTGGTGGAGCCATAGATTTTATCAAAGAACTTGAACAACAATTACTATCTCTTGAAGCTCAAAAGCTTCAAAAGGCTCAAACAAACCAGACGGTTAGTTCTTCAACAAGTCAAGAGTCTTACGGCGAACAGGAGAATGGCCATAAACCATGTTCGCTATCCCTCTCACACTTCTTTCTCCACTCTTACGACCCAAGCCAGGAGAATAAAGTTGGCACAACAAGCTCCGTGAGAACCGCTATGGAAGATCTCGAAGTGACCCTAATCGAAACTCATGCTAACATAAAAATCTTGTCGAGAAGAAGAGGTTTCCGATGGATAACGGTGGCCACCACCGGGCCACCACAACTTTCCAAGCTGATGGCTGCCTTAGAATCACTCTCCCTCTCCGTGCTTCACCTCAGTGTAACAACATTGGACACTTTTGCTATCTACTCCATCAGCACTAAG GTGGAAGACAGTTGCCCGCTAAGTTCAGTAGATGACATTGCAGGAGCAGTTCATCAAATGCTAAGTATCATTGAAGAGGAGCCTTTTTGTTGTTCATTAGTACCAGAATTACCCTTTGGTTTCCCTTTTAATCACTCaaactag
- the LOC106366824 gene encoding protein TORNADO 2, producing the protein MPLSNNVIGCINFISVLLSIPVIGAGIWLTTGAVNSCVKLLQWPVIILGILILLVGLAGFIGGFWRITWLLVVYLIAMLALIVLLGILVGFIYMVTIKGGSGHPEPSRAYLEYSLQDFSGYLRRRVQRSYKWDRIRTCLSTTTICSELNQTFSTALDFFNAHLTPIQSGCCKPPTKCGFTFVNPTYWISPIDMSADMDCLQWSNDQNALCYACDSCKAGLLANLKVDWLKADLFLLLALIGLIIVYIIGCCAFRNAKTEDIFRKYRQGYT; encoded by the exons ATGCCTTTAAGCAACAATGTAATCGGTTGCATAAACTTCATCTCCGTCCTCCTCTCTATTCCAGTCATCGGCGCCGGGATCTGGCTCACCACCGGAGCAGTAAACTCATGCGTCAAGCTCCTTCAATGGCCAGTAATAATCCTCGGAATCTTGATCCTCCTTGTGGGTCTTGCTGGTTTCATAGGAGGGTTCTGGAGAATCACTTGGCTTCTCGTTGTCTACTTAATCGCCATGCTTGCTCTCATCGTACTTTTAGGTATTCTTGTCGGATTTATTTACATGGTCACCATTAAAGGAGGCTCTGGTCATCCGGAACCAAGCCGAGCTTATCTTGAGTATAGTCTTCAAGATTTCTCTGGTTACTTACGTCGACGAGTTCAGAGATCTTACAAATGGGATAGGATCCGAACTTGTTTGAGTACTACTACTATTTGTTCGGAACTGAATCAGACATTCTCTACGGCTCTAGATTTCTTCAATGCTCATCTTACTCCCATTCAA TCTGGTTGCTGCAAGCCCCCAACAAAATGTGGATTCACATTCGTGAACCCTACGTACTGGATAAGTCCCATAGATATGTCTGCAGATATGGATTGTCTACAGTGGAGCAATGACCAAAACGCTTTGTGCTACGCTTGTGATTCTTGCAAAGCCGGTTTGCTCGCAAATCTTAAGGTAGATTGGCTAAAAGCCGATCTCTTTCTCCTTTTGGCGCTCATCGGGTTGATAATCGTTTATATAATCGGCTGCTGCGCGTTTCGAAATGCGAAAACTGAAGATATTTTCAGGAAATATAGGCAGGGTTATACATGA